In a single window of the Delftia tsuruhatensis genome:
- the lldR gene encoding transcriptional regulator LldR — protein MRVADQVVEKLLALVQASGVQPGQRLPAERQLAAELGVSRTSVREAIQKLTSQGVLAARRGDGTYLQEPAPAAEPADWLKDAMRPLAGLMESDSHYRYDVLETRHALETSTAWLAAQRATPQDKDHIQRCFDVMIQHQQSGHAELAARADAQFHLAIAEASHNLVLVQVMHSLFTVVLSTVERNRHDMFRLSAPQTLQELTVQHQSLMQAILDGDPQRARECIGEHLEHVRTTIQRLDEDRARRERSMRLPLDAAPALLPPSDLIRKT, from the coding sequence ATGCGCGTTGCCGATCAAGTTGTCGAAAAATTGCTGGCCCTGGTGCAGGCCAGCGGAGTGCAGCCCGGACAGCGGCTGCCCGCCGAGCGGCAACTGGCGGCCGAGCTGGGTGTCTCGCGGACCTCGGTGCGCGAGGCCATACAGAAGCTGACCAGCCAGGGCGTGCTGGCGGCGCGGCGCGGCGATGGCACTTACCTGCAGGAGCCGGCGCCGGCTGCCGAGCCTGCGGACTGGCTGAAGGACGCCATGCGGCCCCTGGCCGGGCTCATGGAGTCCGATTCCCACTACCGCTACGACGTGCTGGAAACCCGCCATGCGCTGGAGACCAGCACGGCCTGGCTGGCCGCCCAGCGTGCCACGCCCCAGGACAAGGACCACATCCAGCGCTGCTTCGACGTGATGATCCAGCACCAGCAAAGCGGCCACGCCGAGCTGGCGGCGCGCGCCGATGCGCAGTTCCACCTGGCCATTGCCGAGGCTTCGCACAACCTGGTGCTGGTGCAGGTCATGCACAGCCTGTTCACCGTGGTGCTGTCCACCGTGGAGCGCAACCGCCATGACATGTTCCGCCTCAGCGCGCCCCAGACCCTGCAGGAGCTGACCGTGCAGCACCAGAGCCTGATGCAGGCCATCCTGGACGGCGACCCGCAGCGCGCCCGCGAATGCATCGGCGAGCACCTGGAGCATGTGCGCACCACCATCCAGCGCCTGGACGAAGACCGTGCTCGGCGCGAACGTTCGATGCGCCTGCCGCTGGACGCCGCCCCCGCGCTGCTTCCGCCTTCTGACCTGATACGAAAGACATGA
- a CDS encoding putative selenate ABC transporter substrate-binding protein, which yields MNHITARRSALRQAAACVLAASTLSSLPALAAEPAVLRVSAIPDEAPTELQRKFEPLGKYLSAQTGMKVVFTPVTDYAAVVESLATRKLDLAWLGGFTFVQAKIRTNGTAIPIVQREEDARFTSKFITANPAIKTLADLKGKSFAFGAPSSTSGSLMPRFFLQQDGINPEKDFKTVAFSGAHDATVAFVAAGKAEAGVLNASVWDKLVETRKVDTSKVRVFATTPPYFDYNWTVRGDLDPALVKKLTDAFLALDPAKPEHKAILELQRAARFVPTQASNYEGIEAAAKSAGLLK from the coding sequence ATGAACCACATCACTGCGCGCCGCTCGGCGCTGCGCCAGGCGGCTGCCTGCGTGCTGGCCGCCTCCACCCTGTCCAGCCTGCCCGCGCTGGCCGCCGAACCCGCCGTGCTGCGCGTCTCGGCCATCCCGGATGAAGCGCCCACCGAGCTGCAGCGCAAGTTCGAGCCGCTGGGCAAGTACCTCTCGGCCCAGACCGGCATGAAGGTGGTGTTCACGCCCGTGACCGACTATGCGGCCGTGGTCGAGTCGCTGGCCACGCGCAAGCTGGACCTGGCCTGGCTGGGCGGCTTCACCTTCGTGCAGGCCAAGATCCGCACCAACGGCACGGCCATCCCCATCGTGCAGCGCGAGGAAGACGCCAGGTTCACCTCCAAGTTCATCACGGCCAACCCTGCCATCAAGACCCTGGCCGACCTCAAGGGCAAGAGCTTCGCCTTTGGCGCGCCCTCGTCCACCTCGGGCAGCCTGATGCCGCGCTTTTTCCTGCAGCAGGACGGCATCAACCCCGAGAAGGACTTCAAGACCGTGGCCTTCTCCGGCGCGCATGACGCCACCGTGGCCTTCGTGGCCGCAGGCAAGGCCGAGGCCGGCGTGCTCAACGCATCGGTCTGGGACAAGCTGGTGGAGACCAGGAAGGTCGATACCAGCAAGGTGCGCGTGTTCGCCACCACGCCGCCCTACTTCGACTACAACTGGACCGTGCGCGGCGACCTGGACCCGGCCCTGGTCAAGAAGCTGACCGACGCCTTCCTGGCGCTGGACCCGGCCAAGCCCGAGCACAAGGCCATCCTGGAGCTGCAGCGCGCCGCGCGCTTCGTGCCCACCCAGGCCTCGAACTACGAAGGCATCGAGGCTGCCGCCAAGTCGGCCGGCCTGCTCAAGTAA
- the lldP gene encoding L-lactate permease: protein MQTIWQQNYDPAGNIWISALIALIPIIFFFLALTRFRLKGYQAGTVTVALALGVALLFYKMPVSAALASAVYGFFYGLWPIAWIIVAAVFLYKISVKTGQFDVIRSSILSVTPDQRLQLILVGFCFGAFLEGAAGFGAPVAITAALLVGLGFKPLYAAGLCLIANTAPVAFGAMGIPIIVAGQVSGVDAFAIGQMAGRQLPFMTVLVLFWLMAIMDGWRGVKETWPAVLVGGGSFAVVQFLTANFIGPELPDITSAIVSLVALTLFLKVWQPKRIFRFDTEGAKPGAAAAAPAKAGAVLTAGAIVKAWSPFIILTAMVTVWSIKPFKALFAAGGPLASTVINIPVPFLHNLVEKTPPVVAAAAPYGAVYTFNWLLATGTAILIAALITITFTRLPASKAVATLGETFRELAVPIYSIGMVLAFAFVANYSGLSATLALALAHTGQAFTFFSPFLGWIGVFLTGSDTSANALFAALQATTAQQLGLPQVLTVAANTTGGVTGKMISPQSIAIACAAVGLAGRESDLFRFTVKHSLIFAVIIGVITTLQAYVFTWMIPGH from the coding sequence ATGCAAACCATCTGGCAACAGAACTACGATCCCGCCGGGAACATCTGGATCTCGGCGCTGATCGCGCTCATCCCCATCATCTTTTTCTTCCTGGCGCTGACCAGGTTCCGTCTCAAGGGCTACCAGGCCGGCACCGTCACCGTGGCGCTGGCGCTGGGCGTGGCGCTGCTGTTCTACAAGATGCCCGTGAGCGCGGCACTGGCCTCGGCCGTGTACGGCTTCTTCTATGGCCTGTGGCCCATCGCTTGGATCATCGTGGCGGCCGTGTTCCTTTACAAGATCTCGGTCAAGACGGGGCAGTTCGACGTGATCCGCTCGTCCATCTTGTCGGTCACGCCAGACCAGCGGCTGCAGCTCATCCTGGTGGGCTTTTGCTTCGGTGCCTTCCTGGAAGGCGCGGCCGGCTTCGGCGCGCCCGTGGCCATCACGGCCGCGCTGCTGGTGGGCCTGGGCTTCAAGCCGCTGTATGCGGCCGGCCTGTGCCTGATCGCCAACACGGCGCCCGTGGCCTTTGGCGCCATGGGCATTCCCATCATCGTGGCCGGGCAGGTCTCGGGCGTGGATGCATTCGCCATCGGCCAGATGGCCGGCCGCCAACTGCCCTTCATGACCGTGCTCGTGCTGTTCTGGCTGATGGCCATCATGGACGGCTGGCGTGGCGTCAAGGAAACCTGGCCTGCTGTGCTGGTGGGCGGCGGCTCGTTTGCCGTGGTGCAGTTCCTCACGGCCAACTTCATCGGCCCCGAGCTGCCGGACATCACCTCGGCCATCGTCTCCCTGGTGGCGCTGACCCTGTTCCTCAAGGTCTGGCAGCCCAAGCGCATCTTCCGCTTCGATACCGAAGGCGCCAAGCCCGGTGCTGCCGCCGCAGCACCTGCCAAGGCGGGTGCTGTGCTGACGGCCGGCGCCATCGTCAAGGCCTGGTCGCCCTTCATCATCCTCACCGCCATGGTGACGGTCTGGAGCATCAAGCCCTTCAAGGCGCTGTTCGCCGCTGGCGGCCCGCTGGCCTCCACCGTGATCAACATCCCCGTGCCCTTCCTGCACAACCTGGTGGAGAAGACGCCGCCCGTGGTGGCCGCCGCTGCGCCCTACGGCGCGGTCTACACCTTCAACTGGCTGCTGGCCACCGGCACGGCCATCCTGATCGCGGCGCTGATCACCATCACCTTCACGCGCCTGCCGGCCTCCAAGGCGGTGGCCACGCTGGGCGAGACCTTCAGGGAGCTGGCCGTGCCGATCTACTCCATCGGCATGGTGCTGGCCTTCGCCTTCGTGGCCAATTACTCGGGCCTGTCGGCCACGCTGGCCCTGGCGCTGGCGCATACCGGCCAGGCCTTCACCTTCTTCTCGCCCTTCCTGGGTTGGATCGGCGTGTTCCTGACGGGCTCGGACACCTCGGCCAATGCCTTGTTTGCCGCATTGCAGGCCACGACGGCGCAGCAGCTGGGCCTGCCCCAGGTGCTGACCGTGGCGGCCAACACCACGGGCGGCGTGACGGGCAAGATGATCTCGCCCCAGTCCATCGCCATTGCCTGCGCGGCCGTGGGGTTGGCGGGGCGCGAGTCGGACCTGTTCCGCTTCACGGTCAAGCACAGCCTGATCTTCGCCGTCATCATCGGGGTGATCACCACGCTGCAGGCTTATGTATTTACGTGGATGATCCCGGGTCACTGA
- a CDS encoding phosphonate ABC transporter ATP-binding protein, translated as MSFELEGVGLTHAGGGIALRGVTLAARQGEAIALIGPSGAGKTTLLSVIGTALAPSQGRRSVLGDEVPASSAGAPRLLRARIGTVHQAPPIPPRQRVVTAVLAGRLGRWPAWKALASLLYPQDTAGAREALARVQLADKLFARCDQLSGGQLQRVGIARVLYQQAELILADEPVAALDPALALSTVQLLVHEAAARGATLVASLHAVDLALACFARIVGIRDGAIAFDLPAAEVTQEHLRALYGSEHPGDDPSRPAWTPAPAFAAPLSASACR; from the coding sequence ATGAGCTTTGAACTGGAAGGCGTGGGCCTGACCCACGCTGGCGGCGGCATTGCGCTGCGCGGCGTGACGCTGGCCGCACGCCAGGGCGAGGCCATTGCGCTGATCGGCCCCTCGGGCGCGGGCAAGACCACGCTGCTGTCCGTCATCGGCACGGCGCTGGCGCCCAGCCAGGGCCGGCGCAGCGTGCTGGGCGACGAGGTGCCTGCGTCCAGCGCAGGGGCTCCCCGGCTGCTGCGCGCGCGCATCGGCACGGTGCACCAGGCGCCGCCCATACCGCCGCGCCAGCGCGTGGTCACGGCCGTGCTGGCCGGGCGCCTGGGCCGGTGGCCGGCCTGGAAGGCGCTGGCCTCGCTGCTGTACCCACAGGACACCGCTGGCGCGCGCGAGGCCCTGGCCCGTGTGCAACTGGCGGACAAGCTGTTCGCGCGCTGCGACCAGCTCTCCGGCGGGCAGTTGCAGCGCGTGGGCATTGCCCGCGTGCTCTACCAGCAGGCCGAGCTGATCCTGGCCGATGAGCCCGTGGCCGCACTGGACCCAGCCCTGGCCCTGTCCACCGTGCAACTGCTGGTGCACGAAGCCGCCGCACGCGGCGCCACCCTGGTGGCCAGCCTGCATGCCGTGGACCTGGCGCTGGCCTGCTTTGCGCGCATCGTGGGCATCCGCGATGGCGCCATCGCCTTCGACCTGCCGGCGGCTGAAGTCACGCAGGAACACCTGCGTGCGCTGTATGGGTCCGAGCATCCTGGCGATGATCCCTCCCGCCCTGCGTGGACACCCGCGCCCGCCTTTGCCGCACCGCTTTCCGCATCCGCATGCCGTTGA